A window of Hydrogenophilus thermoluteolus genomic DNA:
CAAGATCGCAGTAAATGGCGCCAAGGAAGATCGTGCTGCGATCCGAGCGCATGACATCGGCTTGGACCTGTACCCAACCGATGATCCGTTGGCGCCCGAGTTCGACGTCTACGTGGGCGGCGGTTTGGGTAGAACCCCGATGGTGGGGCAGCGCCTCTACGCGCGTGTCCCCGCGGCAGAGCTCATTCCAACGTTGGAAGCGATTCTTCGGGTCTATAACCGTTTTGGCCGCCGCGACAACAAGTATAAAGCGCGCATCAAAATTTTGCTGCAGGCGTTGGGTGTCGAGGCATTTCGTGCCGCGGTCGATGCCGAGCGGGCGCGTGGCGACACGGTGGTCGCAGCATACCGCGACGGCTGGCGGGATGAGGTTGCGCGTATCGCAGCCCATTTCGCAGAGGACGACGAACGGGCGGCGCGCACGGCGTCGAAATGGCGCGCGGAGCAAGCACAACCTACGCTCCGCGATGCTGGTGAGGAACGGGCGTTCGCACGCTGGCGGAGTCGCAACGTCCTACCGCATCGGGTGCTGGGATTCGTCGCGGTGGCTCTGGTGACGAAACGGCATGAGCGTGCTCCGGGTGATGTGACCGCTGAAGAGATGCGTGCGATCGCCGATTGGAGTGAGCGCTATGCCGACGGTGAAATTCGGGTAACGCACGAACAAAATTTGGTATTGGCGTGGGTTCCGGAAGCGGCGCTCCCGGCGTTGTGGCGGGAAGTCCGCGCGTTGGGGTTTGGCCGACCCACGTTCCGGTTGGCAACCGACGTGATTTCGTGCCCGGGGGGGGATTACTGCGCGTTGGCGAACGCCCGTTCGATTCCGGTTGCGCAAACGGTGATCGCGCAGTTGGATCGGGATCCGAAACGTTTGGCAGCGCTCGGCAAAGTGGCGATCAACCTTTCCGGTTGCATGAACGCGTGTGGACACCACCATCTGGGTGCGATTGGTGTCCTCGGTGTCGACAAAAAGGGGGAAGAGTGGTATCAGATCACGATCGGCGGTCAAGAGGGGAACGATTTGCGTTTGGGACAGGTGATCGGGCCGTCGGTGCGCGCAGAGGCGGTCGCGCCGGCGATCGAGCGGTTGCTCGATACCTACCTGGCGTTGCGGCGTCCCGAAGAACGGTTTGCCGAGACGGTGGCCCGTGTCGGGGTCGAACCGTTCAAAACGGCGGTTTATGGTGGCGAATCTGGCTTTTCCCCGCAACAGAATCAGGAGCACGACCATGTGGTGGCTTGATCTCGAGGGTGCGGTACATCCCTTCGACCGCGAACGTTTCAAACCGATGACCGAACCGAGCGCGGCGGTGTGGATGACCGTCGAGGACGATCCCGCATGGCTTCCCGACGAAGCGTTGGCGCACGTGGAAGCGATCGCGATCGAATTCCCCAAATTCACCGACGGACGACCGTTTTCTCTCGCGACAATCTTGCGCGCGCGGGGTTGGCACGGACCACTCTTTGCCGTTGGCCATTTTCTGCTCGATCAACTCGATTACCTCCGTCGCTGCGGATTTACCGGTTTTGCGCCGGATCCGGAACGCTATCCGTACGAAACGTTATGCGAACTGGGGCCCCGCTTGCTGCGAGTCTTTACCGAACCCTATCAGGCGAGCAGCGCCGTACCGCAACCCCTGTGGTTACGCGTGCGTCGTGATCGAGCCGAGCAACCCGTTTCTGAAATCGAGGTGTGACGATGAGTCATCCGTACATGCATCCCAATCTGGACGATCCCCAATTGCGCGAACAGGTGCGAGCAAAGCGCGCCAGTGCCCTTCGCTTGCTCGAAGAGGCGGTTGCCGAGTGGGGAAACGTCGTTTTTGCTTCCAGTTTGGGCGCAGAAGATCAGGTCGTGATCGATTTGGTGGCGAAAAGTCCTTTCCGCGATCAAGTTGCACCGTTCGTTTTGGATACCGGGCGGCTTCCGGAAGAGACCTACGCGACGTTGGCGAAGACCGAGGCCCACTATGGGCTGCGTTTCGCCGTTTATGCGCCCGAAGCCGCCGATGTGGAACGGGTGGTGCGCCGCTACGGAATCAATGGTTTTTACCACAGCCTGGAAGCCCGCCACGCGTGCTGTGAAGCCCGTAAGGTGTTGCCGCTCAAACGTGCGCTTGCCGGGCAAAAGGCGTGGGTCACTGGGTTGCGGCGGCAACAAAACGTGACACGCGCGCAGCTCGAACCCAAAGCGTGGGACGAAGCGCACGGTTTGTGGAAAATCAGCCCCCTTTGGGATTGGACCCACGAGGAGGTTTGGGCCTATATCCGGCTCTATCAGGTTCCCTACCATCCTTTGCACGACGCGTTCTATCCCAGCATCGGCTGTGCGCCGTGCACGCGTGCCGTCGCGGTGGGTGAAGACCCGCGCGCGGGGCGCTGGTGGTGGGAGCACGCGGAAACGCGAGAGTGTGGCTTACACCGTCGCGATCCCGTCGCGGTGGTCGAACGGTAAGCGAGACGAAAGGACAACCATGAGTGAAACAACCATGACGCGAACCCATCAGACGGCTACAGAGCCCCAGCTTTGGGACGACGAAACGTTGGATTGGTTGGAAGCAGAAGCGATTTATATTTTGCGGGAAGTGGCTGCGCAATTTCAGCGTCCGGCGCTTCTCTTTTCCGGGGGCAAAGATTCGGTCTGCCTGTTGCGCTTGGCAGAAAAGGCCTTTCGACCCGCGCGTTTTCCCTTTCCCCTGTTGCACATCGATACCGGCCACAACTATCCGGAGGTGATCGCGTTTCGCGACGCGCGTGCGAAGGAGCTCGGTGAGCGGTTGATCGTGCGCTCGGTCGAGGACTCGATCCGCCGAGGTACGGTGCGTCTTGCGCATCCGTTGGAATCTCGCAACCGCCACCAGTCGGTGACGCTTTTGGAAGCGATCGAGGAGTTCGGTTTCGACTGCTTGATCGGGGGCGCCAGACGTGACGAAGAGAAAGCGCGGGCAAAAGAACGGGTTTTCAGCCTGCGCGACGAGTTTGGACAGTGGGACCCGAAGGCGCAGCGCCCGGAATTGTGGAATCTGTACAACGGGCATATTCCACCGGGATGGCATGTGCGCGCGTTTCCGATCAGCAACTGGACCGAACTCGACGTTTGGCGGTACATCGCGCGTGAACGG
This region includes:
- a CDS encoding nitrite/sulfite reductase, coding for MYRYDTYDRQLVAERVAQYRDQLARYLSGALRDEEFLPLRLQNGLYIQRHAPMLRVAIPYGLLSADQLRALATVAERWDRGYGHFTTRQNIQFNWVRLEETAEILAFLAEHDLHAIQTSGNCIRNITTDALAGVAADERVDPRPWCEFIRQWATFHPEFAFLPRKFKIAVNGAKEDRAAIRAHDIGLDLYPTDDPLAPEFDVYVGGGLGRTPMVGQRLYARVPAAELIPTLEAILRVYNRFGRRDNKYKARIKILLQALGVEAFRAAVDAERARGDTVVAAYRDGWRDEVARIAAHFAEDDERAARTASKWRAEQAQPTLRDAGEERAFARWRSRNVLPHRVLGFVAVALVTKRHERAPGDVTAEEMRAIADWSERYADGEIRVTHEQNLVLAWVPEAALPALWREVRALGFGRPTFRLATDVISCPGGDYCALANARSIPVAQTVIAQLDRDPKRLAALGKVAINLSGCMNACGHHHLGAIGVLGVDKKGEEWYQITIGGQEGNDLRLGQVIGPSVRAEAVAPAIERLLDTYLALRRPEERFAETVARVGVEPFKTAVYGGESGFSPQQNQEHDHVVA
- a CDS encoding DUF934 domain-containing protein → MWWLDLEGAVHPFDRERFKPMTEPSAAVWMTVEDDPAWLPDEALAHVEAIAIEFPKFTDGRPFSLATILRARGWHGPLFAVGHFLLDQLDYLRRCGFTGFAPDPERYPYETLCELGPRLLRVFTEPYQASSAVPQPLWLRVRRDRAEQPVSEIEV
- a CDS encoding phosphoadenylyl-sulfate reductase, translating into MSHPYMHPNLDDPQLREQVRAKRASALRLLEEAVAEWGNVVFASSLGAEDQVVIDLVAKSPFRDQVAPFVLDTGRLPEETYATLAKTEAHYGLRFAVYAPEAADVERVVRRYGINGFYHSLEARHACCEARKVLPLKRALAGQKAWVTGLRRQQNVTRAQLEPKAWDEAHGLWKISPLWDWTHEEVWAYIRLYQVPYHPLHDAFYPSIGCAPCTRAVAVGEDPRAGRWWWEHAETRECGLHRRDPVAVVER
- the cysD gene encoding sulfate adenylyltransferase subunit CysD; the protein is MTRTHQTATEPQLWDDETLDWLEAEAIYILREVAAQFQRPALLFSGGKDSVCLLRLAEKAFRPARFPFPLLHIDTGHNYPEVIAFRDARAKELGERLIVRSVEDSIRRGTVRLAHPLESRNRHQSVTLLEAIEEFGFDCLIGGARRDEEKARAKERVFSLRDEFGQWDPKAQRPELWNLYNGHIPPGWHVRAFPISNWTELDVWRYIARERLALPSIYFAHERPCVRRGRLLAPVTPLTPPKEGEVVEPVWVRFRTVGDMTCTAPVESRATTVEAIIRETAETMISERGATRLDDQTHEASMEQRKREGYF